From the genome of Fusobacterium varium, one region includes:
- the icaB gene encoding Poly-beta-1,6-N-acetyl-D-glucosamine N-deacetylase precursor, with translation MKAVIYMVSHLEDNRWDIEETGEKRFELMNSNQILEMHKSGLVEFGGHTMHHVKLNRLSSEKQKEEIEGNKIYLEKLLNEQLVSFAYPFGFFNDESKKIVKELGYDYGIATDSGPFYINDDLYEIRRIGIFSDITMNKFKRRIKGNYNLKKCNKLK, from the coding sequence ATGAAAGCTGTGATATATATGGTGTCACATCTAGAAGATAACAGATGGGATATAGAGGAAACTGGAGAAAAAAGATTTGAACTTATGAATTCAAATCAAATATTAGAAATGCATAAATCTGGATTAGTAGAATTTGGTGGACATACTATGCATCATGTAAAATTAAATAGACTTAGTTCAGAAAAACAAAAAGAAGAAATAGAAGGAAATAAAATATATTTAGAAAAACTTTTAAATGAACAGTTAGTATCTTTTGCTTATCCTTTTGGATTTTTTAATGATGAGTCTAAGAAGATAGTAAAAGAGTTGGGATATGATTATGGAATAGCAACTGATTCAGGACCTTTTTATATAAATGATGACTTATATGAAATTAGGAGAATAGGTATATTTTCAGATATAACAATGAATAAATTTAAAAGAAGAATAAAGGGAAATTATAATTTGAAAAAATGTAATAAGCTAAAATAA
- the tagE_1 gene encoding Probable poly(glycerol-phosphate) alpha-glucosyltransferase yields MEKEKNKIKRFVKRLEYYNKIICICQEMEEDLLKLNNNLIGKSEYLYNPIDFEKIKMLSDVPFNKDEEVLAKEKFLLMVSRLDIIPKDFETLFSAFDIAKEKGYAGKLYLIGDGPDRAQVEKMKKNSKYKEEIFLLGRKENPYNWMKKADKLISSSRYEGFSIVLLEGIVLKKRVIASNCKSGPKEILADGRGKLFEVGNAFELSENILKNFDLNFEDNFLEKFKKRGFLKSF; encoded by the coding sequence TTGGAAAAAGAAAAAAATAAAATAAAGAGGTTTGTAAAAAGATTAGAATATTACAATAAAATAATATGTATATGTCAGGAAATGGAAGAGGACTTATTAAAATTAAATAATAATTTAATAGGAAAAAGTGAATATTTATATAACCCAATTGATTTTGAAAAAATAAAAATGTTGTCAGATGTTCCTTTTAACAAAGATGAGGAAGTATTGGCAAAAGAAAAATTTCTTTTAATGGTATCAAGATTAGATATAATTCCAAAAGATTTTGAAACATTATTTTCAGCATTTGATATTGCAAAAGAGAAAGGATATGCTGGGAAATTATATCTTATTGGTGATGGACCAGATAGAGCACAAGTGGAAAAAATGAAAAAAAATTCTAAATATAAAGAAGAAATTTTCTTATTAGGAAGAAAGGAAAATCCATATAATTGGATGAAAAAAGCAGATAAATTGATATCATCTTCAAGATATGAAGGATTTTCAATTGTACTTTTAGAAGGGATTGTATTAAAAAAGAGAGTAATAGCCTCTAATTGTAAAAGTGGACCGAAGGAAATATTGGCAGATGGAAGGGGAAAACTTTTTGAAGTTGGAAATGCCTTCGAGCTTAGTGAAAACATATTAAAAAATTTTGATTTAAATTTTGAAGATAACTTTTTAGAAAAATTTAAAAAAAGAGGATTTTTGAAAAGTTTTTAA
- a CDS encoding lipopolysaccharide core biosynthesis protein produces MLRKLNRMFQDYMRKKRLRLGKYIWDRKKNKEEIKLGNFIENNNIKKILFMRYDGKIGDMVINTLMFREIKKKYPYIEIGVVTKEGAKVVIENNPNVDKIYEYKKDRKSIKELSLKIASEKYDLLIDFSEMLRVNQMMLINLCKARFNIGIDREEWELFDITIKSGIDFNWTDHITERYSAYLKKIGFKENEIDKKYDIYIAETDKYKEFLKGIKEEKIVVLNPYGASKHKSFSLETLDKIIKYLKSVNVGVILIYFGEKYRELEQLKKDNENVYIPQNIETIQDSVYLIKGADLVITPDTSIVHIASALNKANISVYPPKGGKYGVDHLVWAPKTKETKVIFCEDKKSQYDEIDINTFDFQEMKKLIGERYEKNII; encoded by the coding sequence ATGCTAAGAAAATTAAATAGAATGTTTCAAGACTATATGAGGAAAAAAAGATTAAGGCTAGGAAAATATATATGGGATAGAAAAAAGAATAAAGAAGAAATAAAACTAGGAAATTTTATTGAGAATAATAATATAAAAAAGATATTATTCATGAGATATGATGGAAAAATAGGAGATATGGTAATAAATACTCTAATGTTTAGAGAAATAAAGAAGAAATATCCATATATAGAAATAGGAGTAGTAACAAAAGAAGGTGCAAAAGTAGTAATAGAAAATAATCCAAATGTAGATAAAATATATGAGTATAAAAAAGATAGAAAAAGTATAAAAGAATTATCTTTGAAAATAGCATCAGAAAAATATGATCTGTTAATAGACTTTTCAGAGATGTTGAGAGTGAATCAAATGATGCTTATAAATCTATGTAAAGCAAGATTTAACATAGGAATAGATAGAGAAGAATGGGAATTATTTGATATAACAATAAAAAGTGGGATAGATTTTAATTGGACAGATCATATAACAGAAAGATATTCAGCATATTTAAAGAAAATAGGATTTAAAGAAAATGAAATAGATAAGAAATATGATATTTATATTGCAGAAACAGATAAATATAAAGAATTTTTAAAAGGAATAAAAGAAGAAAAAATAGTAGTATTGAATCCCTATGGAGCAAGTAAGCATAAAAGTTTTAGTTTAGAAACATTGGATAAAATAATAAAGTATTTAAAGAGTGTGAATGTAGGAGTAATTTTAATATATTTTGGAGAAAAATATAGGGAGCTAGAACAATTAAAAAAGGATAATGAGAATGTGTATATTCCTCAAAATATAGAAACAATACAAGACAGCGTATATTTAATAAAAGGAGCAGATTTAGTAATAACTCCAGATACATCAATAGTTCATATAGCATCAGCGTTAAATAAAGCTAATATATCAGTATATCCTCCAAAAGGAGGAAAATATGGAGTAGATCATTTAGTATGGGCTCCCAAAACAAAAGAAACAAAAGTAATATTTTGTGAAGATAAGAAGAGTCAATATGATGAAATAGATATAAATACATTTGATTTTCAAGAAATGAAGAAACTGATTGGAGAAAGATATGAAAAGAATATTATTTAA